Genomic DNA from Schistosoma haematobium chromosome 1, whole genome shotgun sequence:
ttgaaatgaaatgttTTCCATCATTATCACTTGTTGATATGCCGGGTATGGATACAGTTGAGTTTTTTCCAATAGTATTAATGGGCGAATTATTTGGTGTTATTGGTAATTGAACTGTTACTTCATTTGtatttagtttatttgttaCAATTTGTATCATTCTATTATCATTGATTTGGGGATTGTCGTCTGTagtattattgttgttttcattttcattaacaACAGGATGCATAGAAGTAAATGACTTTTGTTCATATTCTTTAAGTAAAGGACTTTTTATTTCGAAATAAGAACTGGGATTGTTACTCTGtaatcgattattattattattatccatttgAGTATATTCTGGTATATGATGTCTGAAATGAATAAGACTGGATTCGGTCAATGATATACTGATAGgtttaataaaatcattattatttaactcATCATTATTTGAATCCAATGAAGTTAACTGGTTTGAATTATTGCTTTCTAGTATACTATTCTGGCGAATCCcatcatttatattattactattattattagagtCAATGTTATTATTAAGTGTAGGTGTATTAGCGatgttattagtagtagttattattgttgttgtatttgttgtactacttgtagtagtagtagtgtcaTCTTTAAATGAAACAGTCCTTTTACTTTCCATGATTGGGTTAGGAAGAATAGATTCTGAGGTCTTttgaatttttatattattcatagttgattcattattgttgttattactgTGATTAATATCATTTGTAATGTCAGTATTAATACTATAAGTAACAGGTTTTGTGATAGAATTTAGCATGttatctttttcaattattattgtattatcaGTTTCAATATTTTTCAGTGTATTCTCCCAATCTTCTAATTGTTGTTTagatatattcatttcattatcctCTTTAACTTCAGAAGGAATATTCAATTTGATATTCTTATCTTTCATTTTTCCTAACTTAtctgatgttgatgatgatgatttataaCAAGTGGATAATGATAATGGTGAAGAtgatatcattttattataattacaaGGTTCCTGTTTTCGAATGGACGTTTTCTTTGATGAATTAGAACGACAATGATAATGAATATGTTGATTTTGAACATGTTCCTGTggcaaatgatgatgatgatgatgatgatgatgtgaatgtggatgtggatgatgaagatgatgttGTTCATAgtaatgatgatggtgatgatgatgatggtgatgttgATAATGAGGGTGTGAATAATGACAGAAATGAGGTACTTTATTAgagtttaataaattattttcttcttcatcatcgtcattatcatcatcatgaaTATCACCGACTTTTTTATgtccaattaataataattcacctttttgattgaaatacatttttcttTCAGACTGTTTTATTT
This window encodes:
- the ASH2L_1 gene encoding Set1/Ash2 histone methyltransferase complex subunit ASH2 (EggNog:ENOG41KOG4323~COG:B,K), whose amino-acid sequence is MPIKSKNLSEKADDGYSLLSYFKVLPGYSDNRRLKATWDWSSMEVAQNLLQQAKILYYNDLDVDLIGQEIIQDYQIKEFDLTNLHPDTKYLICFRVTRKRFVSSSIPSSSSSSSPSLYIQSNGTIATLTPTFKSSIHHQNKTNIINNMSDNLQYKQKINNPMISYQNISFLSRSHRQQSSINIPKLDNEYVAEMKCQVTFTRFLHWTAVLCSLIGIVIALLLSIMIFSILKSRAYKIKQSERKMYFNQKGELLLIGHKKVGDIHDDDNDDDEEENNLLNSNKVPHFCHYSHPHYQHHHHHHHHHHYYEQHHLHHPHPHSHHHHHHHHHLPQEHVQNQHIHYHCRSNSSKKTSIRKQEPCNYNKMISSSPLSLSTCYKSSSSTSDKLGKMKDKNIKLNIPSEVKEDNEMNISKQQLEDWENTLKNIETDNTIIIEKDNMLNSITKPVTYSINTDITNDINHSNNNNNESTMNNIKIQKTSESILPNPIMESKRTVSFKDDTTTTTSSTTNTTTIITTTNNIANTPTLNNNIDSNNNSNNINDGIRQNSILESNNSNQLTSLDSNNDELNNNDFIKPISISLTESSLIHFRHHIPEYTQMDNNNNNRLQSNNPSSYFEIKSPLLKEYEQKSFTSMHPVVNENENNNNTTDDNPQINDNRMIQIVTNKLNTNEVTVQLPITPNNSPINTIGKNSTVSIPGISTSDNDGKHFISNNENWFITPSGSTSNVLVDKNEQKSIFCTQIIETL